The following coding sequences lie in one Colius striatus isolate bColStr4 chromosome 14, bColStr4.1.hap1, whole genome shotgun sequence genomic window:
- the WWP2 gene encoding NEDD4-like E3 ubiquitin-protein ligase WWP2 isoform X5 has protein sequence MQQFSQRFLYQSSGTPSDNDPLGPLPPGWEKRQDNGRVYYVNHNTRTTQWEDPRTQGMIQEPPLPPGWEMKYTNEGVRYFVDHNTRTTTFKDPRPGFESGSKQGGSPGAYDRSFRWKYHQFRFLCHSNALPSHVKISVSRQTLFEDSFQQIMNMKPYDLRRRLYIIMRGEEGLDYGGIAREWFFLLSHEVLNPMYCLFEYAGKNNYCLQINPASSINPDHLTYFRFIGRFIAMALYHGKFIDTGFTLPFYKRMLNKRPTLKDLESIDPEFYNSIVWTKENSLEECGLELYFIQDMEILGKVTTHELKEGGESIRVTEENKEEYIMLLTDWRFTRGVEEQTKAFLDGFNEVVPLEWLRYFDEKELELMLCGMQEIDMNDWQKNTIYRHYTKNSKQIQWFWQVVKEMDNEKRIRLLQFVTGTCRLPVGGFAELIGSNGPQKFCIDKVGKETWLPRSHTCFNRLDLPPYKSYEQLKEKLLYAIEETEGFGQE, from the exons ATGCAGCAGTTCAGCCAAAGATTCCTGTACCAG TCGTCCGGCACCCCGTCTGACAATGATCCTCTCGGGCCCCTTCCTCCCGGCTGGG AGAAGAGACAGGACAATGGGCGAGTGTATTACGTGAACCACAACACACGGACCACGCAGTGGGAGGACCCTCGGACGCAGGG GATGATCCAggagccgccgctgccgcccggcTGGGAGATGAAATACACCAACGAGGGTGTGCGCTACTTCGTGGACCACAACACCCGCACCACCACCTTCAAGGACCCGCGCCCGGGCTTCGAGTCGGG GAGCAAGCAAGGCGGCTCCCCGGGGGCGTACGACCGCAGCTTTCGCTGGAAGTACCACCAGTTCCGCTTCCTCTGCCAC TCCAACGCCTTGCCCAGCCACGTGAAGATCAGCGTGTCCCGCCAGACGCTCTTCGAGGACTCGTTCCAGCAG ATCATGAACATGAAGCCGTACGACCTGCGCCGCCGCCTCTACATCATCATGCGAGGGGAGGAGGGCCTGGACTACGGCGGCATCGCCAG GGAGTGGTTCTTCCTCCTGTCCCACGAGGTGCTCAACCCCATGTACTGCCTCTTTGAGTACGCTGGCAAGAACAACTACTGCCTTCAGATCAACCCTGCCTCCTCCATCAACCCCGACCACCTCACGTACTTCCGCTTCATTGGCCGCTTCATCGCCATG GCTCTGTACCACGGCAAGTTCATCGACACCGGCTTCACGCTGCCCTTCTACAAGCGGATGCTCAACAAGCGGCCCACGCTGAAGGACCTGGAGTCCATCGACCCTGAGTTTTACAACTCCATTGTCTGGACCAA GGAGAACAGCCTGGAGGAGTGTGGCCTGGAGCTGTACTTCATCCAGGACATGGAGATCCTGGGCAAGGTGACCACCCATGAGCTGAAGGAGGGCGGCGAGAGCATCCGGGTGACGGAGGAGAACAAGGAGGAGTACATCAT GCTGCTGACGGACTGGAGGTTCACGCGGGGCGTGGAGGAGCAGACCAAGGCTTTCCTGGACGGCTTCAACGAGGTGGTGCCGCTGGAGTGGCTGCGGTACTTCGACGAGAAGGAGCTGGAG CTGATGCTGTGCGGCATGCAGGAGATCGACATGAACGACTGGCAGAAGAATACCATCTACCGGCACTACACCAAGAACAGCAAACAGATCCAGTGGTTCTGGCAG GTGGTTAAAGAGATGGACAACGAGAAGAGGATCCGTCTGCTGCAGTTCGTGACCGGGACGTGTCGCCTGCCCGTCGGGGGCTTCGCAGAGCTCATCG GCAGCAACGGGCCCCAGAAATTCTGCATCGATAAAGTTGGCAAAGAGACATGGCTGCCTCGGAGCCATACATG CTTTAACCGTCTGGATCTCCCTCCCTACAAGAGCTACGAACAGCTGAAGGAGAAGCTGCTGTACGCCATTGAGGAGACGGAAGGCTTTGGACAGGAGTGA
- the WWP2 gene encoding NEDD4-like E3 ubiquitin-protein ligase WWP2 isoform X3, producing the protein MEETIGIQLFARPQTPPVPPGMLWPGCSGAGSWQEQGWLCCLRGLSIMCWDNLNSPCAIPRAERPLQEKRQDNGRVYYVNHNTRTTQWEDPRTQGMIQEPPLPPGWEMKYTNEGVRYFVDHNTRTTTFKDPRPGFESGSKQGGSPGAYDRSFRWKYHQFRFLCHSNALPSHVKISVSRQTLFEDSFQQIMNMKPYDLRRRLYIIMRGEEGLDYGGIAREWFFLLSHEVLNPMYCLFEYAGKNNYCLQINPASSINPDHLTYFRFIGRFIAMALYHGKFIDTGFTLPFYKRMLNKRPTLKDLESIDPEFYNSIVWTKENSLEECGLELYFIQDMEILGKVTTHELKEGGESIRVTEENKEEYIMLLTDWRFTRGVEEQTKAFLDGFNEVVPLEWLRYFDEKELELMLCGMQEIDMNDWQKNTIYRHYTKNSKQIQWFWQVVKEMDNEKRIRLLQFVTGTCRLPVGGFAELIGSNGPQKFCIDKVGKETWLPRSHTCFNRLDLPPYKSYEQLKEKLLYAIEETEGFGQE; encoded by the exons ATGGAGGAGACGATAGGGATCCAGCTCTTTGCTCGTCCGCAGACCCCTCCGGTGCCTCCCGGGATGCTCTGGCCgggctgcagtggggctgggagctggcaggagcagggctggctgtgctgtcTCCGTGGGCTGAGCATTATGTGCTGGGACAATTTGAACAGTCCCTGTGCCATCCCCAGGGCAGAGAGGCCTCTCCAAG AGAAGAGACAGGACAATGGGCGAGTGTATTACGTGAACCACAACACACGGACCACGCAGTGGGAGGACCCTCGGACGCAGGG GATGATCCAggagccgccgctgccgcccggcTGGGAGATGAAATACACCAACGAGGGTGTGCGCTACTTCGTGGACCACAACACCCGCACCACCACCTTCAAGGACCCGCGCCCGGGCTTCGAGTCGGG GAGCAAGCAAGGCGGCTCCCCGGGGGCGTACGACCGCAGCTTTCGCTGGAAGTACCACCAGTTCCGCTTCCTCTGCCAC TCCAACGCCTTGCCCAGCCACGTGAAGATCAGCGTGTCCCGCCAGACGCTCTTCGAGGACTCGTTCCAGCAG ATCATGAACATGAAGCCGTACGACCTGCGCCGCCGCCTCTACATCATCATGCGAGGGGAGGAGGGCCTGGACTACGGCGGCATCGCCAG GGAGTGGTTCTTCCTCCTGTCCCACGAGGTGCTCAACCCCATGTACTGCCTCTTTGAGTACGCTGGCAAGAACAACTACTGCCTTCAGATCAACCCTGCCTCCTCCATCAACCCCGACCACCTCACGTACTTCCGCTTCATTGGCCGCTTCATCGCCATG GCTCTGTACCACGGCAAGTTCATCGACACCGGCTTCACGCTGCCCTTCTACAAGCGGATGCTCAACAAGCGGCCCACGCTGAAGGACCTGGAGTCCATCGACCCTGAGTTTTACAACTCCATTGTCTGGACCAA GGAGAACAGCCTGGAGGAGTGTGGCCTGGAGCTGTACTTCATCCAGGACATGGAGATCCTGGGCAAGGTGACCACCCATGAGCTGAAGGAGGGCGGCGAGAGCATCCGGGTGACGGAGGAGAACAAGGAGGAGTACATCAT GCTGCTGACGGACTGGAGGTTCACGCGGGGCGTGGAGGAGCAGACCAAGGCTTTCCTGGACGGCTTCAACGAGGTGGTGCCGCTGGAGTGGCTGCGGTACTTCGACGAGAAGGAGCTGGAG CTGATGCTGTGCGGCATGCAGGAGATCGACATGAACGACTGGCAGAAGAATACCATCTACCGGCACTACACCAAGAACAGCAAACAGATCCAGTGGTTCTGGCAG GTGGTTAAAGAGATGGACAACGAGAAGAGGATCCGTCTGCTGCAGTTCGTGACCGGGACGTGTCGCCTGCCCGTCGGGGGCTTCGCAGAGCTCATCG GCAGCAACGGGCCCCAGAAATTCTGCATCGATAAAGTTGGCAAAGAGACATGGCTGCCTCGGAGCCATACATG CTTTAACCGTCTGGATCTCCCTCCCTACAAGAGCTACGAACAGCTGAAGGAGAAGCTGCTGTACGCCATTGAGGAGACGGAAGGCTTTGGACAGGAGTGA
- the WWP2 gene encoding NEDD4-like E3 ubiquitin-protein ligase WWP2 isoform X4: MLVGAARHSWAVLLGLGCQGSPQRQDFDGESPGAFAATWVPPPGIEKRQDNGRVYYVNHNTRTTQWEDPRTQGMIQEPPLPPGWEMKYTNEGVRYFVDHNTRTTTFKDPRPGFESGSKQGGSPGAYDRSFRWKYHQFRFLCHSNALPSHVKISVSRQTLFEDSFQQIMNMKPYDLRRRLYIIMRGEEGLDYGGIAREWFFLLSHEVLNPMYCLFEYAGKNNYCLQINPASSINPDHLTYFRFIGRFIAMALYHGKFIDTGFTLPFYKRMLNKRPTLKDLESIDPEFYNSIVWTKENSLEECGLELYFIQDMEILGKVTTHELKEGGESIRVTEENKEEYIMLLTDWRFTRGVEEQTKAFLDGFNEVVPLEWLRYFDEKELELMLCGMQEIDMNDWQKNTIYRHYTKNSKQIQWFWQVVKEMDNEKRIRLLQFVTGTCRLPVGGFAELIGSNGPQKFCIDKVGKETWLPRSHTCFNRLDLPPYKSYEQLKEKLLYAIEETEGFGQE; this comes from the exons ATGCTGGTGGGTGCAGCcaggcacagctgggctgtgctgttgGGGCTAGGCTGCCAAGGGAGTCCCCAAAGGCAGGATTTCGATGGAGAGAGTCCTGGAGCCTTTGCAGCCACGTGGGTACCACCTCCTGGTATTG AGAAGAGACAGGACAATGGGCGAGTGTATTACGTGAACCACAACACACGGACCACGCAGTGGGAGGACCCTCGGACGCAGGG GATGATCCAggagccgccgctgccgcccggcTGGGAGATGAAATACACCAACGAGGGTGTGCGCTACTTCGTGGACCACAACACCCGCACCACCACCTTCAAGGACCCGCGCCCGGGCTTCGAGTCGGG GAGCAAGCAAGGCGGCTCCCCGGGGGCGTACGACCGCAGCTTTCGCTGGAAGTACCACCAGTTCCGCTTCCTCTGCCAC TCCAACGCCTTGCCCAGCCACGTGAAGATCAGCGTGTCCCGCCAGACGCTCTTCGAGGACTCGTTCCAGCAG ATCATGAACATGAAGCCGTACGACCTGCGCCGCCGCCTCTACATCATCATGCGAGGGGAGGAGGGCCTGGACTACGGCGGCATCGCCAG GGAGTGGTTCTTCCTCCTGTCCCACGAGGTGCTCAACCCCATGTACTGCCTCTTTGAGTACGCTGGCAAGAACAACTACTGCCTTCAGATCAACCCTGCCTCCTCCATCAACCCCGACCACCTCACGTACTTCCGCTTCATTGGCCGCTTCATCGCCATG GCTCTGTACCACGGCAAGTTCATCGACACCGGCTTCACGCTGCCCTTCTACAAGCGGATGCTCAACAAGCGGCCCACGCTGAAGGACCTGGAGTCCATCGACCCTGAGTTTTACAACTCCATTGTCTGGACCAA GGAGAACAGCCTGGAGGAGTGTGGCCTGGAGCTGTACTTCATCCAGGACATGGAGATCCTGGGCAAGGTGACCACCCATGAGCTGAAGGAGGGCGGCGAGAGCATCCGGGTGACGGAGGAGAACAAGGAGGAGTACATCAT GCTGCTGACGGACTGGAGGTTCACGCGGGGCGTGGAGGAGCAGACCAAGGCTTTCCTGGACGGCTTCAACGAGGTGGTGCCGCTGGAGTGGCTGCGGTACTTCGACGAGAAGGAGCTGGAG CTGATGCTGTGCGGCATGCAGGAGATCGACATGAACGACTGGCAGAAGAATACCATCTACCGGCACTACACCAAGAACAGCAAACAGATCCAGTGGTTCTGGCAG GTGGTTAAAGAGATGGACAACGAGAAGAGGATCCGTCTGCTGCAGTTCGTGACCGGGACGTGTCGCCTGCCCGTCGGGGGCTTCGCAGAGCTCATCG GCAGCAACGGGCCCCAGAAATTCTGCATCGATAAAGTTGGCAAAGAGACATGGCTGCCTCGGAGCCATACATG CTTTAACCGTCTGGATCTCCCTCCCTACAAGAGCTACGAACAGCTGAAGGAGAAGCTGCTGTACGCCATTGAGGAGACGGAAGGCTTTGGACAGGAGTGA
- the PSMD7 gene encoding 26S proteasome non-ATPase regulatory subunit 7 has product MPELAVDRVVVHPLVLLSVVDHFNRIGKVGNQKRVVGVLLGSWQKKILDVSNSFAVPFDEDDKDDTVWFLDHDYLENMYGMFKKVNARERIVGWYHTGPKLHKNDIAINELMKRYCPNSVLVIIDVKPKDLGLPTEAYISVEEVHDDGTPTSKTFEHVTSEIGAEEAEEVGVEHLLRDIKDTTVGTLSQRITNQVHGLKGLNSKLLDIRSYLEKVAVGKLPINHQIIYHLQDVFNLLPDVNLQEFVKAFYLKTNDQMVVVYLASLIRSVVALHNLINNKIANRDAEKKEGQEKEESKKERKDEKEKDKEKGDVKKEEKKEKK; this is encoded by the exons ATGCCGGAGCTGGCGGTGGACCGGGTGGTCGTGCACCCGCTGGTGCTGCTCAGCGTCGTCGATCACTTCAACAG GATAGGAAAGGTTGGAAACCAGAAGCGAGTCGTCggtgtgctgctgggctcctgGCAGAAGAAAATACTAGACGTGTCCAACAGTTTTGCAG TACCTTTTGACGAGGATGACAAGGATGATACCGTGTGGTTTCTGGACCACGACTATCTGGAGAACATGTACGGGATGTTTAAGAAGGTCAACG cTAGAGAAAGGATAGTCGGCTGGTACCACACGGGCCCTAAACTGCACAAGAACGACATCGCCATCAACGAGCTGATGAAGAGATACTGCCCTAACTCT GTTTTGGTGATTATTGATGTGAAGCCAAaggacctggggctgcccaCAGAAGCTTATATTTCGGTTGAAGAAGTTCACGAT GATGGTACACCCACCTCCAAGACATTTGAGCACGTGACCAGCGAAATCGGAGCCGAGGAGGCCGAGGAAGTCGGCGTGGAGCACTTGCTGCG AGACATCAAGGACACAACAGTGGGCACTCTGTCCCAGCGCATCACCAACCAGGTCCATGGCTTGAAGGGACTCAACTCCAAGCTTCTGGACATCAGGAGCTACCTGGAGAAAGTCGCCGTGGGCAAGCTCCCCATCAATCACCAGATCATCTACCACCTGCAGGACGTCTTCAACCTCCTGCCAGACGTCAACCTGCAGGAGTTTGTCAAGGCCTTTTACCTGAAGACCAATGACCAGATGGTGGTGGTTTACCTGGCCTCCCTTATCCGTTCTGTGGTTGCCCTGCACAACCTCATCAATAACAAGATTGCCAACAgggatgcagagaagaaagaaggacaggagaaagaagaaagtaaaaaggagagaaaagatgagAAGGAGAAAGACAAGGAGAAGGGTGATGtcaagaaagaggagaaaaaggagaaaaagtaa